A stretch of Paenibacillus sp. URB8-2 DNA encodes these proteins:
- a CDS encoding sigma-70 family RNA polymerase sigma factor produces MKELDLNPWLIRMSQGDEQAFQVVYESTRDHAYRLISYLAPAKQDIGDIMSEVYFELYRSLSKYDPEQNFSSWFNGLIVRQVRNWKRKEWRLFRIAEKLRLSTSKSSDPAAELRLTALNDRLDLLPILQTLSLKFKEVIVLRYYQDCSLEEIAELLKIPLGTVKSRHHHALKHLRRRLDQQGLRKEGDGFVY; encoded by the coding sequence ATGAAGGAGTTAGACTTGAACCCGTGGCTTATCCGGATGAGCCAGGGTGATGAACAAGCGTTCCAGGTTGTTTACGAATCAACGCGCGATCATGCTTACAGATTGATCAGCTATCTCGCTCCCGCCAAGCAGGATATTGGAGATATTATGAGCGAAGTGTATTTCGAACTGTACAGAAGCTTGAGTAAGTATGATCCGGAGCAAAATTTCTCATCATGGTTTAACGGTTTGATTGTCAGACAAGTACGAAATTGGAAGCGGAAAGAGTGGCGCCTTTTTCGCATTGCGGAAAAGCTGAGACTCAGCACCTCCAAATCATCCGACCCAGCTGCAGAGTTACGGTTGACGGCTCTGAACGACCGGTTGGACTTGCTTCCGATCCTGCAGACGCTATCGCTCAAATTCAAGGAGGTTATCGTCCTCCGCTACTATCAGGATTGCTCTCTGGAGGAAATTGCCGAATTGTTGAAGATTCCGTTAGGCACAGTAAAATCCAGGCATCATCATGCGCTTAAGCATTTACGCCGCCGATTGGATCAACAGGGTTTGCGAAAGGAGGGGGATGGCTTTGTATATTGA
- a CDS encoding DEAD/DEAH box helicase, whose product MSVTLTKKSIKQWCGPYAYQKGERLCRANKIHFTRFDPETNEYTAEVKGASHHEVQLTFDWNGKPNARCTCPTLGSFEPFCHHIAAVLIRIYELQLTGDSAAPPIAADEQPGETPDHVENVQLAERILGLFDDKPIRPIHNRTLVETRTPLDVEFILKLLSYNKSTALFGIELKVGPKALYIVQNIASFLDQLVRGERYPFSPRFSYDPELHSFAKENEAVLRALIETVRDRAAYRETDRLHAVYVSGRSSDRMLLIPPQAWAGLLPLLTQAPKVTIMDGNLKYDGICLSDEPLPLRFEFDETSSGDCSLRVHGLEQLTVMEPYGAAFLQGKLLTLPAKQGRRLAELKAILEESGTDDIPIHSGQMESFIEKAIPGFKKLGSVSIAPAIAERVTHSPLLAKLYLDRVKDRLLAAVEFQYNEVVINPLEDSRKQQDSPRILVRDLERERQIIEVIEQCPFTKTEAGYFMSDEEAEFDFLYTVVPQLEKLMKVYATTAVKLRLHKLDTLPKVSVQVSAAEQMNWLEFRLDMGWIPETEIRSLVKSLEEKRRYYRLPNGSLLPLDSAELQELSKFLKDTGLLYSDIAGTKIRVPVARGIHLIDQDFNALKLDRPVRQLLDNLRNPDNLDFEVPASLADMLRDYQKIGYQWLKTLAHYGFGGILADDMGLGKTLQSIAFITSVLPEIRQQRIPALVISPGSLVYNWRNELRKFAPDIRVLIADGSQSERAEKMQKLAEADVVITSYPLLLRDVELYAKQPFHTLILDEAQAFKNHATQTAQAVKSIQAGYRFALTGTPVENRIEELWSIFSVVFPALFQDRKAFGNLTRQEVSIRARPFMLRRWKSEVLQDLPDKMESIKPTELLPEQKKLYAAYLAKLQQETLKHLSVDGYHKSRIKILAGLTRLRQICCHPALFVEGYKGSSAKLTQLMEIVDECLANRKRMLIFSQFTEMLGLIGHALSDQGISFFYLDGSTRARERVELCDRFNDGEMDVFLISLKAGGTGLNLTGADTVVLYDLWWNPAVEQQAADRAHRMGQKNVVQVIRLITQGTMEEKMYELQHKKKHLIDEVMGPDQEAMPTLTEQELREILMI is encoded by the coding sequence ATGAGCGTAACGTTAACCAAAAAATCGATCAAACAATGGTGCGGCCCTTATGCTTATCAAAAAGGCGAACGGTTATGCCGCGCGAATAAGATCCATTTTACACGATTCGATCCCGAAACGAATGAATATACGGCCGAAGTGAAGGGCGCCAGCCATCATGAGGTTCAACTTACGTTTGACTGGAACGGCAAGCCGAATGCACGGTGCACCTGCCCAACCTTGGGCTCATTCGAACCCTTTTGCCACCATATTGCCGCTGTTCTGATCCGTATATATGAGCTGCAGCTAACGGGCGATTCAGCCGCTCCACCGATTGCTGCCGATGAGCAGCCCGGAGAAACTCCCGATCATGTGGAAAATGTCCAGCTCGCCGAGCGTATTCTCGGACTGTTCGACGATAAGCCCATACGCCCTATCCACAATCGAACGCTCGTGGAAACGAGAACGCCTCTTGACGTGGAGTTCATTCTTAAGCTCTTGTCCTATAACAAAAGCACCGCCCTGTTCGGCATCGAGCTTAAAGTAGGCCCCAAAGCCTTATATATCGTGCAAAATATCGCCTCCTTCCTGGATCAGCTTGTACGGGGGGAGCGCTACCCTTTCTCACCGAGGTTCAGCTACGATCCCGAGCTCCACAGCTTTGCGAAAGAAAACGAGGCCGTCCTTCGAGCTTTAATCGAAACGGTACGAGATCGGGCCGCCTATCGCGAAACGGACCGCTTGCATGCCGTTTATGTCTCCGGCAGAAGCAGCGACCGCATGCTGCTGATTCCGCCGCAGGCATGGGCAGGCCTGCTTCCCCTGCTGACACAGGCGCCGAAGGTTACTATTATGGATGGGAACCTCAAATATGACGGCATTTGCTTATCTGATGAACCCCTGCCTCTTCGCTTTGAGTTCGATGAAACGAGTTCAGGGGACTGCTCTTTGCGGGTTCACGGCCTTGAGCAATTGACGGTTATGGAGCCCTATGGAGCGGCCTTCCTTCAGGGGAAGCTGCTTACGCTTCCGGCGAAACAAGGCAGAAGGCTTGCAGAACTAAAGGCGATTCTCGAAGAATCGGGCACGGACGACATTCCGATTCATAGCGGTCAAATGGAGTCTTTTATTGAAAAAGCCATACCCGGCTTCAAGAAGCTTGGCAGCGTCAGCATCGCCCCGGCCATTGCCGAGCGGGTCACGCATTCCCCTCTTCTAGCCAAGCTGTATCTGGACCGGGTGAAGGATCGTCTTCTGGCTGCCGTGGAATTTCAATATAATGAGGTCGTCATTAATCCCCTGGAGGATAGCCGGAAGCAGCAGGACTCCCCTCGTATTCTCGTCCGGGACCTTGAGCGGGAGCGGCAGATCATCGAAGTGATCGAACAATGTCCGTTCACGAAGACGGAAGCCGGATACTTCATGAGCGACGAAGAAGCCGAGTTCGACTTCCTGTATACGGTTGTTCCGCAGCTGGAGAAGCTGATGAAGGTGTACGCAACGACGGCGGTGAAGCTCCGGCTGCACAAATTGGATACACTGCCGAAGGTCAGTGTGCAGGTATCCGCAGCCGAGCAAATGAATTGGCTCGAATTCCGCTTGGACATGGGCTGGATTCCGGAAACGGAAATCCGCAGCCTTGTGAAATCCTTGGAGGAAAAACGGCGATATTACCGCCTGCCGAACGGTTCCTTACTGCCGCTGGACAGCGCCGAGCTTCAGGAGCTATCGAAGTTCCTGAAGGACACGGGGCTTCTCTATTCGGACATAGCGGGAACGAAGATCCGTGTCCCCGTCGCACGCGGCATTCATTTGATCGATCAAGACTTCAATGCCTTGAAGCTCGACAGGCCGGTCCGCCAGCTCCTCGATAACCTGCGGAATCCGGATAATCTCGACTTCGAGGTCCCCGCTTCTCTTGCGGATATGCTGCGGGATTATCAAAAAATAGGCTACCAATGGCTGAAGACGCTCGCCCATTATGGGTTCGGCGGCATTTTGGCGGATGACATGGGGCTCGGAAAGACCCTGCAGAGCATCGCTTTTATCACTTCCGTTCTGCCGGAGATTCGGCAGCAGCGCATCCCCGCACTCGTCATCTCGCCGGGGTCGCTGGTCTACAATTGGCGAAATGAGCTGCGGAAGTTCGCGCCGGACATTCGCGTGCTGATTGCGGACGGCAGCCAAAGCGAGCGGGCGGAGAAAATGCAAAAGCTGGCGGAGGCCGACGTCGTCATCACGTCATACCCGCTATTGCTGCGAGATGTGGAACTCTATGCCAAGCAGCCGTTCCACACCCTTATCCTGGACGAGGCGCAAGCCTTCAAAAACCATGCGACCCAGACGGCTCAGGCGGTCAAATCGATCCAGGCCGGTTACCGGTTCGCCTTGACCGGAACGCCTGTCGAGAACCGGATCGAAGAACTGTGGTCGATCTTTAGCGTCGTCTTCCCGGCCTTGTTCCAGGACCGGAAGGCGTTCGGAAACTTAACACGCCAAGAGGTGTCCATACGGGCGCGGCCTTTCATGCTGCGCAGATGGAAGAGCGAGGTGCTTCAAGACCTTCCGGATAAAATGGAGTCAATCAAGCCGACCGAGCTTCTTCCGGAACAAAAGAAATTGTACGCCGCATATTTGGCCAAGCTGCAGCAGGAAACTTTAAAGCATTTAAGCGTAGACGGTTATCACAAGAGCCGTATCAAAATCTTGGCCGGTCTCACCCGGCTTCGGCAAATTTGCTGTCACCCCGCCCTATTTGTCGAAGGATACAAGGGAAGCTCCGCGAAGCTTACGCAGCTGATGGAGATCGTGGATGAGTGCCTGGCCAATCGGAAACGCATGCTGATCTTCTCTCAATTCACGGAGATGCTCGGCCTCATCGGCCACGCGCTGAGCGATCAAGGCATTTCATTTTTTTATTTGGACGGATCTACACGGGCCCGCGAGCGTGTCGAGCTGTGCGACCGGTTTAACGATGGCGAAATGGACGTCTTCCTCATTTCCTTGAAGGCAGGAGGAACTGGTCTGAATTTGACCGGAGCGGATACCGTTGTCCTGTATGATCTGTGGTGGAACCCTGCAGTGGAGCAGCAAGCCGCCGACCGCGCCCATCGTATGGGCCAAAAAAATGTCGTCCAAGTCATCCGCCTCATCACCCAAGGCACGATGGAGGAAAAAATGTACGAGCTCCAGCACAAAAAGAAACACCTGATCGACGAAGTGATGGGGCCAGATCAGGAGGCGATGCCCACGCTTACCGAACAAGAGCTTCGCGAGATCTTGATGATTTGA
- a CDS encoding SDR family NAD(P)-dependent oxidoreductase, giving the protein MELNNQVVLVTGGGTGIGRATSFALAKRGATVIVNYSRSQSDAEETVQWIINQGGRAATIQADVSQDNEVRNMIETIVQQFGTVDLLVNNASITKHIPMDNLEAATEEIWDELFDVNVKGMFYCARAVAPYMKKNKQGAIVNIGSIAGQTGLGSSLPYAVSKAAVHGLTKSLARALAPDIRVNCIVPGAVATRWWAGKEEQMNRLAPNLVLQRISTPEDIASMICAALEQEAMTGQIITVDCGQTL; this is encoded by the coding sequence ATGGAATTAAATAACCAAGTGGTTCTTGTTACAGGCGGCGGTACGGGAATTGGCAGAGCAACCAGTTTCGCGCTGGCCAAACGGGGGGCAACCGTTATCGTGAATTATTCACGTTCTCAGTCCGATGCGGAAGAAACCGTGCAATGGATCATCAATCAGGGCGGGAGGGCTGCAACCATACAAGCCGATGTATCCCAAGATAACGAAGTCCGGAACATGATCGAAACCATCGTTCAGCAATTCGGGACAGTGGATTTGCTCGTCAATAATGCCAGCATCACCAAGCACATTCCGATGGACAATCTGGAGGCGGCAACCGAAGAAATATGGGATGAATTGTTCGATGTGAATGTAAAAGGTATGTTTTACTGCGCGCGGGCTGTTGCCCCCTACATGAAGAAAAATAAACAGGGAGCGATCGTCAACATAGGCAGCATCGCCGGACAAACAGGACTCGGCTCCTCGCTTCCCTACGCCGTATCGAAAGCAGCCGTTCACGGTCTGACGAAATCGTTGGCCCGGGCTTTGGCTCCCGATATTCGGGTCAACTGTATCGTGCCGGGAGCCGTCGCGACAAGATGGTGGGCCGGAAAGGAAGAACAAATGAACCGGCTTGCTCCCAATCTTGTATTACAGCGCATTTCAACACCCGAAGATATCGCATCCATGATCTGCGCAGCCTTGGAACAGGAAGCGATGACCGGTCAGATCATCACGGTGGACTGCGGTCAGACCTTGTAG
- a CDS encoding LysR family transcriptional regulator substrate-binding protein, translated as MFKNGETGHIRIGVTEPTASYRLPGILKGFMSRYPNIRISVEFANTPMLSERILITSATCPYRRKLEMVMQETGNLMLDTMEIGSMTALKFFVESGLGIALVPKIIAEPVSAGTTIRTIYGSLIHMTFGLLCKASAYPPQLAGHKLYLYLKQHLKEESS; from the coding sequence TTGTTCAAAAATGGTGAAACGGGGCATATTCGAATAGGGGTCACCGAGCCAACCGCGAGTTATCGTTTGCCGGGTATTCTGAAAGGATTTATGTCCAGATACCCGAATATCCGCATTTCCGTGGAGTTCGCGAACACTCCGATGCTGAGCGAGCGAATTCTTATCACATCGGCAACCTGTCCGTACCGGAGGAAGCTGGAGATGGTTATGCAGGAAACGGGGAATCTGATGCTCGACACGATGGAAATCGGGAGCATGACAGCCTTGAAATTTTTCGTCGAGAGCGGCTTGGGCATCGCCCTTGTCCCGAAGATTATAGCGGAACCCGTTTCGGCAGGGACAACAATACGAACCATCTACGGAAGCTTGATACACATGACTTTCGGACTCCTGTGCAAAGCATCGGCATACCCGCCGCAATTGGCCGGTCACAAGCTTTATCTATATCTCAAGCAGCATCTGAAAGAAGAATCCTCTTGA
- a CDS encoding phosphatidate cytidylyltransferase, with the protein MNSSLLTIVLIFSVLSAIHLLYYVMGRIQPHKDYSGIGFRIKTWWGMLLIFCLATLFNPVVSLLSLMVLAFFALREYFSMIRSKKADRRLFLWAYLSIPVQFYLIYIGWYGMFIVFIPIYVFLFLPLPRLINKGTVGFLRSVSRVQWGLMLMVFGLSHLAYFQFATPQYGGGLVLFLVVLTQLGDVVHYLASIYFGKRKVVPTANPNLTWEGFACAFLVTTGASYLIYPYLTPLDLTFGIFSGMLISLSGFFGSLTVSVLKRDLLIGDDDKFDALKKSYLSRVDSLTYTSPVFFHVIRYFFDFM; encoded by the coding sequence ATGAACAGTTCGCTATTAACGATCGTCCTTATTTTTTCAGTCTTATCAGCCATCCATCTGCTATATTATGTGATGGGCAGAATACAGCCGCACAAAGACTACTCGGGCATTGGATTTCGCATCAAGACCTGGTGGGGCATGCTCCTCATTTTTTGCTTGGCCACCCTTTTCAACCCGGTCGTTTCGCTCCTTTCCTTAATGGTGCTCGCCTTCTTCGCGCTGAGAGAATATTTCTCCATGATTAGATCGAAAAAAGCCGACCGCAGGCTGTTTCTGTGGGCGTATTTGTCGATTCCCGTGCAGTTCTATTTGATTTATATCGGGTGGTACGGGATGTTCATTGTCTTTATCCCTATTTATGTATTCTTGTTCCTGCCGCTCCCGAGGTTGATCAACAAAGGAACGGTCGGATTTCTGCGCAGCGTCAGCCGGGTCCAATGGGGACTCATGCTGATGGTTTTCGGACTTAGCCACCTGGCCTATTTCCAATTTGCTACACCGCAGTACGGAGGGGGACTTGTACTTTTTCTAGTGGTGTTGACGCAGCTAGGTGATGTCGTACACTATCTGGCATCGATCTATTTCGGCAAGCGGAAGGTGGTCCCGACCGCCAACCCGAATTTGACTTGGGAAGGCTTCGCATGTGCTTTTCTCGTAACGACAGGGGCTTCGTATCTGATCTACCCCTACCTGACGCCGCTTGACCTGACTTTCGGTATCTTTTCCGGCATGCTGATCAGCTTGAGCGGTTTCTTCGGCAGCTTAACGGTTTCCGTACTGAAGCGGGATTTGTTAATTGGCGATGACGATAAGTTCGATGCTTTGAAAAAAAGCTACTTAAGCCGGGTCGATAGCCTGACCTACACCTCGCCGGTCTTTTTCCATGTGATCCGTTATTTTTTCGATTTCATGTAG
- a CDS encoding DinB family protein has protein sequence MVHAKDVLSNQLLANANDPSWHIPFMQAALDITEEEAFWKPDQGSSSIAELTQHLLYWNETWQTRYRQRRMDAVPPVGDNNSFVIPENTTFHDLSAELLKVLLGWQELLTEESLEAEVAGFPAPAKWWEIISNAVTHNAYHIGQMVYIRKLRMANMRE, from the coding sequence ATGGTTCATGCAAAGGATGTCCTTAGCAATCAATTATTAGCCAATGCCAATGACCCGAGCTGGCATATCCCGTTCATGCAGGCGGCCCTAGACATCACGGAGGAAGAAGCCTTTTGGAAGCCTGACCAAGGCAGCAGCAGTATCGCTGAGCTTACACAGCATTTGCTGTATTGGAATGAAACGTGGCAGACCAGATACCGGCAGCGCCGGATGGATGCTGTGCCCCCTGTAGGAGATAACAACAGCTTTGTTATACCGGAGAACACCACATTTCATGACTTGAGTGCAGAGCTTCTGAAGGTGCTTTTAGGGTGGCAGGAGCTGCTGACCGAAGAAAGCCTTGAAGCCGAGGTGGCAGGATTTCCAGCACCGGCTAAATGGTGGGAGATTATCAGCAACGCGGTAACCCACAATGCCTATCATATCGGCCAAATGGTTTATATCCGCAAGCTGCGGATGGCGAATATGAGAGAATAA
- the tlp gene encoding small acid-soluble spore protein Tlp: MAKPDNRADNVEHLQQSIQNTQKNLHEAEDYLNEFASEISSEERKQIEDKNERRQESIKSFREEVKDEAAHSKE; the protein is encoded by the coding sequence ATGGCAAAACCGGATAATCGGGCGGATAATGTCGAGCATTTACAGCAGAGTATTCAGAATACACAGAAAAATCTTCATGAAGCTGAAGACTATTTAAATGAATTTGCCTCTGAAATCAGCAGCGAGGAACGTAAGCAAATCGAAGATAAGAATGAGCGCCGTCAAGAAAGCATTAAAAGCTTTCGGGAAGAAGTTAAGGACGAAGCGGCACATTCGAAGGAATAG
- a CDS encoding alpha/beta hydrolase, translated as MTRNRSELYYRYYPSAAKTATAIILLHGISEDSKYLYPYSQKVSSTGLAHVFTPDLRGYGPKAANLGDIDYIGQLEDDLADLIQYIKDKLPHVKQVVMAGHSAGGGTAIRFAGSRYADCADSYLLLAPHLGPGNPTERPADGHRKLHMGVVIILSMLNSIGIKGWHGLPAMELYKRPEELHDGIATKLSFRLLLSRSPMKYKRDLTKLTKPTLVLVGAEDEVFYADRYEELLSTYTKAHVHIVPGANHDGLLASPVAYIHTANWLKSE; from the coding sequence GTGACCCGGAACAGGAGCGAACTTTACTATCGATACTATCCTAGCGCCGCTAAAACGGCGACGGCGATTATTCTTCTTCATGGAATATCGGAAGACAGCAAATACTTATACCCGTATTCTCAAAAGGTTTCATCAACAGGGCTCGCCCATGTTTTCACGCCTGACCTTCGGGGCTATGGACCAAAAGCCGCCAACCTCGGCGACATTGACTATATCGGCCAGCTAGAGGATGATCTTGCGGATCTGATTCAGTACATTAAAGACAAGCTCCCTCACGTCAAGCAAGTCGTGATGGCAGGTCACTCAGCAGGTGGCGGAACGGCCATACGTTTTGCCGGGAGCCGATATGCCGACTGCGCAGACTCGTACCTGCTGCTCGCGCCACATCTAGGTCCGGGTAACCCGACTGAGCGCCCAGCGGATGGGCATCGCAAGCTACATATGGGAGTAGTGATCATCCTCAGCATGCTAAATTCGATAGGGATCAAAGGCTGGCACGGGCTCCCCGCCATGGAATTATACAAGCGGCCCGAGGAGTTGCATGACGGAATAGCTACAAAGCTCAGCTTTCGACTTCTGCTGTCTCGCTCGCCGATGAAGTACAAACGCGATTTGACGAAGCTGACGAAGCCGACTCTTGTACTTGTTGGAGCGGAGGACGAGGTCTTTTATGCAGATCGCTATGAGGAGTTGCTTAGTACGTATACCAAAGCACATGTTCACATCGTCCCTGGAGCGAACCATGACGGACTGCTAGCAAGCCCGGTTGCTTATATACATACTGCCAATTGGCTGAAATCGGAGTGA
- a CDS encoding DMT family transporter, with translation MKYKAWILLILANLFWSGNMIFGKFSSTEFPAVWTAFLRWVVALILLIPIAQIVEKPLWLQIWKKNRGIIISLAVLAIVVYSYLMYASLQFTSVVKKAKGIPPITLVAMIAIVGTILLIPFLFMQPLQYKEVTSFGIMGIIYLGVFPAVGSFIFWNQGIKMLGAGKAGITMNLLPVFTAIISVILGQGLVISQIVGGLLTIAGMILTSLKLKQVSPEPKQISPEKSMAPQLNP, from the coding sequence ATGAAATATAAGGCTTGGATTTTATTAATATTAGCCAATCTATTTTGGTCTGGTAATATGATTTTCGGCAAATTCAGCTCAACTGAATTTCCTGCGGTATGGACAGCTTTTCTAAGATGGGTTGTTGCATTGATTCTCCTTATTCCCATTGCCCAAATTGTGGAGAAACCTTTGTGGCTTCAAATATGGAAAAAAAACCGGGGGATTATCATTTCGTTAGCTGTTTTAGCCATTGTCGTCTATAGCTATCTCATGTATGCTTCACTACAATTCACATCTGTTGTAAAAAAAGCAAAGGGTATCCCGCCCATTACATTGGTAGCGATGATAGCGATTGTCGGTACTATTCTGTTGATTCCTTTTTTATTCATGCAACCTCTTCAGTATAAGGAAGTAACATCTTTCGGTATTATGGGGATTATTTATTTGGGTGTGTTCCCGGCAGTCGGCTCGTTTATCTTTTGGAATCAAGGCATTAAGATGTTAGGAGCGGGTAAAGCTGGCATAACCATGAATTTGCTGCCTGTCTTTACAGCTATAATTTCGGTTATCTTGGGTCAGGGTCTGGTGATTTCACAAATTGTCGGGGGACTCCTTACGATTGCCGGTATGATATTAACTTCGTTAAAACTGAAACAAGTTTCTCCCGAACCGAAACAAATTTCTCCCGAAAAGAGTATGGCGCCTCAGTTGAATCCATGA
- a CDS encoding acyltransferase family protein has product MNKETFEKKLFYLDGIRGLAAFAVVISHYIQVFYPAALNGRPQQAHFKWDIWYGHSPINLFYNGQFAVCLFFVLSGYVLSVKMFENELDSETFLKLLHSSALRRYIRLAVPAAVSVLLVYLAIITNAFYLQDIWGTTWTDMKKNYYALDTNIYTVIKAAIFDPFFRFEAHPYNPVLWTMSYELLGSFLIFGFLALFGRVKKRWIVYVVLSFAFIQTYFVAFLWGMLLADLLKHKWVQSILMKVLVLLMGIYLGSAPYTSLMGTMYEPIEVWTKNFDIDPRLLARTLGAAMILFALLRSKLLQHVFGWKPFVYLGQISFSLYLIHFTFLNTFSAFLFSKVIHYFTYNLAYAITFLVSMLPLFILSHYYMKYIDQGALKLARKVEKKMTE; this is encoded by the coding sequence ATGAATAAAGAGACATTTGAAAAAAAGCTATTCTATTTGGATGGCATTAGGGGCCTCGCGGCATTTGCCGTGGTTATTTCGCACTACATACAAGTATTTTATCCAGCTGCGTTAAATGGAAGACCGCAACAAGCTCATTTTAAATGGGATATCTGGTACGGACATTCTCCGATTAATTTATTTTATAATGGACAATTTGCCGTTTGTTTGTTTTTTGTGCTAAGTGGTTATGTGCTCAGTGTCAAAATGTTTGAAAATGAGCTCGATAGTGAGACCTTTCTAAAATTGTTGCATTCCAGCGCCCTACGAAGGTACATTCGGCTTGCCGTGCCGGCAGCGGTATCCGTATTGCTTGTGTATCTAGCTATTATTACGAATGCCTTTTATCTCCAAGATATATGGGGGACAACATGGACGGATATGAAAAAGAACTACTACGCTTTAGATACAAATATATATACCGTTATCAAGGCTGCTATTTTTGATCCGTTTTTCCGTTTTGAAGCACATCCATACAATCCAGTTCTATGGACAATGAGCTATGAGCTATTAGGTTCTTTTTTGATTTTTGGATTTCTTGCTTTATTTGGACGAGTAAAGAAAAGATGGATTGTGTATGTGGTGTTATCCTTTGCTTTTATTCAAACCTATTTTGTCGCTTTTTTGTGGGGAATGCTGCTTGCCGATTTGCTCAAGCACAAATGGGTCCAAAGTATACTAATGAAAGTACTTGTGCTTTTAATGGGGATTTACTTAGGTTCGGCGCCTTATACTTCATTAATGGGGACTATGTACGAACCTATAGAAGTGTGGACAAAAAATTTTGACATCGACCCACGACTTCTTGCACGAACCCTAGGTGCTGCTATGATTTTGTTTGCTCTGCTTCGTTCAAAATTGCTGCAGCATGTGTTTGGATGGAAACCGTTTGTTTATTTAGGACAGATTTCATTTTCCCTTTACCTCATTCATTTCACTTTCCTAAATACGTTCTCAGCGTTCCTGTTTAGTAAAGTAATTCATTATTTTACTTATAATCTTGCCTATGCAATTACATTTCTGGTTTCCATGTTGCCCTTATTTATTTTATCGCATTATTATATGAAATATATTGATCAAGGTGCATTAAAACTAGCTCGAAAAGTTGAAAAAAAGATGACCGAATAA